One window of Amaranthus tricolor cultivar Red isolate AtriRed21 chromosome 13, ASM2621246v1, whole genome shotgun sequence genomic DNA carries:
- the LOC130798618 gene encoding ribonuclease J isoform X1 codes for MAAFTALSICPCIRPSLVKHYISCSVAPVCSLGTNATKVPRKRYGRLEGASKSMEDSVKRKMEQFYEGSTGPPLRVLPIGGLGEIGMNCMLVGNYDRYILIDAGIMFPDFDEFGVQKIVPDTTFIKRWSHKIEAVIITHGHEDHIGALPWVIPALDPSTPIFASSFTMELIKKRLKEFGIFVPSRLKMFKTRRKFKAGPFEIEPIRVTHSIPDCCGLVMRCSDGTIFHTGDWKIDETPVDGKVFDRVALEELAKEGVTLMMSDSTNIMSPGRTISESVVADSLLRHISEAKGRVITTQFASNIHRLGSVKAAADATGRKLVFVGMSLRTYLDAAWKDGTAPIDPSTLVKVEDIDAYAPKDLLIVTTGSQVSNKMIDRFYWHYYCISLFNSLTCFWHITIRLCQAEPRAALNLASYGSSHSLKLSKDDVILYSAKVIPGNETRCMKMFNRIAELGSSLVMGRNELLHTSGHGHREELAEALKIVKPQHFLPIHGELLFLKEHELLGKSTGVRHTTVIKNGEMLGVSHLRNRRVLSNGFISLGKENLQLMYNDGDKAFGTSAELCIDERMKIATDGIIVISMEILRPHEVEGSTENFLKGKIRITTRCLWLDQGKLLDALYKAACAALSSCPVNSPLSHMERTVSEVLRKVVRKYSGKRPEVIAIATENPAAVLSEEVNGRLSGKSNIGFGISGLRKGFDGHLQRKKARKVQDEEDDAQLSINGTPEPLSEDGTEIDRLLVANDVSASASASASDIEASSDSESGDSEDLLKLFADFSTLPTGKLDKAGMGEEISQEEFDNTTNHSSTPSKSTKRNKWKPEEVKKLIMLRGELHERFQVARGRMALWEEISSSLLADGYTRTPGQCKSLWASLVQKYEESKSDEKNKKSWPYFQEMNAILSSLGEIVNS; via the exons ATGGCAGCTTTTACTGCTCTATCTATCTGTCCTTGCATTCGTCCTAGTCTTGTCAAACACTACATTTCCTGCTCTGTTGCTCCTGTTTGTTCCTTAG GTACTAATGCAACAAAAGTACCACGCAAAAGATATGGAAGACTTGAAGGTGCTAGCAAAAGTATGGAAGATTCTGTAAAGCGAAAAATGGAGCAGTTCTATGAAGGTTCCACTGGTCCGCCTCTACGTGTTCTACCAATTGGTGGCTTGGGTGAAATTGGGATGAACTGCATGCTTGTCGGTAATTATGATCGATATATTCTGATAGATGCTGGTATTATGTTTCCAGA CTTTGATGAATTTGGTGTTCAAAAGATTGTACCTGATACCACTTTCATTAAACGATGGAGTCACAAAATAGAAGCAGTCATTATCACACATGGACACGAAGATCACATTGGTGCGTTGCCTTGG GTTATTCCTGCCTTGGATCCAAGCACACCAATATTTGCATCCTCTTTCACCATGGAG CTCATAAAAAAGCGTTTGAAAGAATTTGGAATCTTTGTCCCATCTAGACTAAAGATGTTTAAAACGAGAAGGAAATTCAAGGCAGGGCCATTTGAAATAGAACCCATCAGGGTTACCCACTCAATACCTGATTGCTGTGGGCTAGTTATGCGCTGTAGTGATGGTACAATTTTCCACACTGGTGATTGGAAG ATTGATGAGACTCCAGTGGATGGGAAAGTTTTTGATCGTGTTGCATTGGAGGAACTCGCAAAGGAAGGAGTTACATTA ATGATGAGTGATTCAACAAACATTATGTCTCCTGGGAGGACTATTAGTGAAAGTGTGGTGGCAGATTCACTGCTGAGGCATATTTCAGAAGCCAAAGGAAGAGTGATTACTACCCAGTTTGCATCAAATATACACCGCCTTGGAAGTGTCAAAGCAGCCGCAGACGCCACTGGTCGTAAGTTG GTTTTTGTTGGAATGTCCTTAAGAACGTATTTGGATGCTGCTTGGAAGGACGGGACGGCACCTATTGATCCATCTACTTTG GTTAAGGTGGAAGATATTGATGCCTATGCTCCGAAAGATTTGCTGATTGTAACTACAGGCTCTCAAGTAAGTAATAAGATGATCGACAGATTCTACTGGCACTACTATTGTATTTCATTATTCAATTCTCTGACTTGTTTCTGGCATATAACTATACGGTTGTGTCAGGCAGAACCACGTGCTGCTCTTAACCTTGCTTCTTATGGGAGCAGTCATTCCCTCAAATTGAGCAAAGATGACGTTATATTATATTCCGCAAAG GTCATACCTGGAAATGAAACTCGGTGTATGAAAATGTTCAATCGCATAGCTGAACTTGGATCGTCCTTAGTTATGGGAAGAAATGAGTTGTTGCACACTTCTGGTCATGGGCATCGCGAGGAATTG GCGGAAGCACTGAAGATTGTCAAGCCACAACATTTTCTCCCGATTCATGGTGAGCTGTTATTCCTGAAAGAACACGAACTCCTCGGAAAATCAACCGGTGTTCGGCATACTACT GTGATAAAGAACGGAGAAATGCTTGGAGTGTCTCATTTGAGGAATAGAAGGGTCTTATCAAATGGGTTCATTTCTCTGGGCAAAGAAAATTTACAG TTAATGTATAACGATGGTGATAAAGCGTTTGGCACATCTGCGGAACTTTGTATTGATGAACGGATGAAAATTGCTACAGATGGAATAATAGTGATCAG CATGGAAATTTTACGGCCCCACGAGGTTGAGGGTTCCACCGAGAATTTCTTGAAAGGGAAGATAAGAATAACTACACGGTGTTTATGGCTTGATCAAGGAAAGTTGTTAGATGCACTGTACAAAGCTGCATGTGCGGCATTGTCAAGCTGCCCTGTAAACAGTCCTCTTTCGCATATGGAGAGGACAGTTTCTGAGGTATTAAGAAAAGTAGTGAGGAAGTACAGTGGAAAAAGACCTGAAGTAATTGCTATTGCTACGGAAAATCCTGCAGCAGTTCTTTCTGAAGAAGTCAACGGAAGGCTATCTGGAAAATCAAATATTGGCTTTGGTATATCAGGATTGCGAAAGGGATTTGATGGGCATCTTCAGAGGAAAAAGGCTAGAAAAGTACAAGATGAGGAAGACGATGCTCAACTGTCTATAAATGGCACCCCAGAGCCCCTGTCAGAAG ACGGTACTGAAATTGATCGGCTACTTGTAGCGAATGATGTGTCTGCTTCAGCTTCAGCGTCAGCTTCAGACATTGAAGCAAGCTCTGATTCAGAATCTGGGGATTCAGAGGATCTTTTGAAACTGTTTGCAGATTTTTCAACCCTGCCAACGGGTAAGCTAGACAAAGCTGGAATGGGTGAAGAAATTAGTCAAGAGGAATTTGATAACACGACAAATCATTCCTCTACACCTTCAAAGTCAACCAAACGGAATAAATGGAAGCCTGAAGAGGTTAAAAAGTTGATAATGTTGCGTGGAGAGTTGCATGAAAGATTCCAAGTCGCAAGAGGACGTATGGCACTATGGGAAGAGATATCATCGAGTCTTTTGGCTGATGGCTACACTCGAACACCTGGACAATGCAAATCTTTGTGGGCTTCTCTAGTCCAAAAGTACGAG GAAAGCAAGAGTGACGAGAAGAACAAGAAAAGCTGGCCTTATTTTCAAGAGATGAACGCAATACTATCTAGTTTGGGGGAGATCGTTAACTCGTGA
- the LOC130798618 gene encoding ribonuclease J isoform X2 yields the protein MAAFTALSICPCIRPSLVKHYISCSVAPVCSLGTNATKVPRKRYGRLEGASKSMEDSVKRKMEQFYEGSTGPPLRVLPIGGLGEIGMNCMLVGNYDRYILIDAGIMFPDFDEFGVQKIVPDTTFIKRWSHKIEAVIITHGHEDHIGALPWVIPALDPSTPIFASSFTMELIKKRLKEFGIFVPSRLKMFKTRRKFKAGPFEIEPIRVTHSIPDCCGLVMRCSDGTIFHTGDWKIDETPVDGKVFDRVALEELAKEGVTLMMSDSTNIMSPGRTISESVVADSLLRHISEAKGRVITTQFASNIHRLGSVKAAADATGRKLVFVGMSLRTYLDAAWKDGTAPIDPSTLVKVEDIDAYAPKDLLIVTTGSQAEPRAALNLASYGSSHSLKLSKDDVILYSAKVIPGNETRCMKMFNRIAELGSSLVMGRNELLHTSGHGHREELAEALKIVKPQHFLPIHGELLFLKEHELLGKSTGVRHTTVIKNGEMLGVSHLRNRRVLSNGFISLGKENLQLMYNDGDKAFGTSAELCIDERMKIATDGIIVISMEILRPHEVEGSTENFLKGKIRITTRCLWLDQGKLLDALYKAACAALSSCPVNSPLSHMERTVSEVLRKVVRKYSGKRPEVIAIATENPAAVLSEEVNGRLSGKSNIGFGISGLRKGFDGHLQRKKARKVQDEEDDAQLSINGTPEPLSEDGTEIDRLLVANDVSASASASASDIEASSDSESGDSEDLLKLFADFSTLPTGKLDKAGMGEEISQEEFDNTTNHSSTPSKSTKRNKWKPEEVKKLIMLRGELHERFQVARGRMALWEEISSSLLADGYTRTPGQCKSLWASLVQKYEESKSDEKNKKSWPYFQEMNAILSSLGEIVNS from the exons ATGGCAGCTTTTACTGCTCTATCTATCTGTCCTTGCATTCGTCCTAGTCTTGTCAAACACTACATTTCCTGCTCTGTTGCTCCTGTTTGTTCCTTAG GTACTAATGCAACAAAAGTACCACGCAAAAGATATGGAAGACTTGAAGGTGCTAGCAAAAGTATGGAAGATTCTGTAAAGCGAAAAATGGAGCAGTTCTATGAAGGTTCCACTGGTCCGCCTCTACGTGTTCTACCAATTGGTGGCTTGGGTGAAATTGGGATGAACTGCATGCTTGTCGGTAATTATGATCGATATATTCTGATAGATGCTGGTATTATGTTTCCAGA CTTTGATGAATTTGGTGTTCAAAAGATTGTACCTGATACCACTTTCATTAAACGATGGAGTCACAAAATAGAAGCAGTCATTATCACACATGGACACGAAGATCACATTGGTGCGTTGCCTTGG GTTATTCCTGCCTTGGATCCAAGCACACCAATATTTGCATCCTCTTTCACCATGGAG CTCATAAAAAAGCGTTTGAAAGAATTTGGAATCTTTGTCCCATCTAGACTAAAGATGTTTAAAACGAGAAGGAAATTCAAGGCAGGGCCATTTGAAATAGAACCCATCAGGGTTACCCACTCAATACCTGATTGCTGTGGGCTAGTTATGCGCTGTAGTGATGGTACAATTTTCCACACTGGTGATTGGAAG ATTGATGAGACTCCAGTGGATGGGAAAGTTTTTGATCGTGTTGCATTGGAGGAACTCGCAAAGGAAGGAGTTACATTA ATGATGAGTGATTCAACAAACATTATGTCTCCTGGGAGGACTATTAGTGAAAGTGTGGTGGCAGATTCACTGCTGAGGCATATTTCAGAAGCCAAAGGAAGAGTGATTACTACCCAGTTTGCATCAAATATACACCGCCTTGGAAGTGTCAAAGCAGCCGCAGACGCCACTGGTCGTAAGTTG GTTTTTGTTGGAATGTCCTTAAGAACGTATTTGGATGCTGCTTGGAAGGACGGGACGGCACCTATTGATCCATCTACTTTG GTTAAGGTGGAAGATATTGATGCCTATGCTCCGAAAGATTTGCTGATTGTAACTACAGGCTCTCAA GCAGAACCACGTGCTGCTCTTAACCTTGCTTCTTATGGGAGCAGTCATTCCCTCAAATTGAGCAAAGATGACGTTATATTATATTCCGCAAAG GTCATACCTGGAAATGAAACTCGGTGTATGAAAATGTTCAATCGCATAGCTGAACTTGGATCGTCCTTAGTTATGGGAAGAAATGAGTTGTTGCACACTTCTGGTCATGGGCATCGCGAGGAATTG GCGGAAGCACTGAAGATTGTCAAGCCACAACATTTTCTCCCGATTCATGGTGAGCTGTTATTCCTGAAAGAACACGAACTCCTCGGAAAATCAACCGGTGTTCGGCATACTACT GTGATAAAGAACGGAGAAATGCTTGGAGTGTCTCATTTGAGGAATAGAAGGGTCTTATCAAATGGGTTCATTTCTCTGGGCAAAGAAAATTTACAG TTAATGTATAACGATGGTGATAAAGCGTTTGGCACATCTGCGGAACTTTGTATTGATGAACGGATGAAAATTGCTACAGATGGAATAATAGTGATCAG CATGGAAATTTTACGGCCCCACGAGGTTGAGGGTTCCACCGAGAATTTCTTGAAAGGGAAGATAAGAATAACTACACGGTGTTTATGGCTTGATCAAGGAAAGTTGTTAGATGCACTGTACAAAGCTGCATGTGCGGCATTGTCAAGCTGCCCTGTAAACAGTCCTCTTTCGCATATGGAGAGGACAGTTTCTGAGGTATTAAGAAAAGTAGTGAGGAAGTACAGTGGAAAAAGACCTGAAGTAATTGCTATTGCTACGGAAAATCCTGCAGCAGTTCTTTCTGAAGAAGTCAACGGAAGGCTATCTGGAAAATCAAATATTGGCTTTGGTATATCAGGATTGCGAAAGGGATTTGATGGGCATCTTCAGAGGAAAAAGGCTAGAAAAGTACAAGATGAGGAAGACGATGCTCAACTGTCTATAAATGGCACCCCAGAGCCCCTGTCAGAAG ACGGTACTGAAATTGATCGGCTACTTGTAGCGAATGATGTGTCTGCTTCAGCTTCAGCGTCAGCTTCAGACATTGAAGCAAGCTCTGATTCAGAATCTGGGGATTCAGAGGATCTTTTGAAACTGTTTGCAGATTTTTCAACCCTGCCAACGGGTAAGCTAGACAAAGCTGGAATGGGTGAAGAAATTAGTCAAGAGGAATTTGATAACACGACAAATCATTCCTCTACACCTTCAAAGTCAACCAAACGGAATAAATGGAAGCCTGAAGAGGTTAAAAAGTTGATAATGTTGCGTGGAGAGTTGCATGAAAGATTCCAAGTCGCAAGAGGACGTATGGCACTATGGGAAGAGATATCATCGAGTCTTTTGGCTGATGGCTACACTCGAACACCTGGACAATGCAAATCTTTGTGGGCTTCTCTAGTCCAAAAGTACGAG GAAAGCAAGAGTGACGAGAAGAACAAGAAAAGCTGGCCTTATTTTCAAGAGATGAACGCAATACTATCTAGTTTGGGGGAGATCGTTAACTCGTGA
- the LOC130798618 gene encoding ribonuclease J isoform X3, with amino-acid sequence MDTKITLVIPALDPSTPIFASSFTMELIKKRLKEFGIFVPSRLKMFKTRRKFKAGPFEIEPIRVTHSIPDCCGLVMRCSDGTIFHTGDWKIDETPVDGKVFDRVALEELAKEGVTLMMSDSTNIMSPGRTISESVVADSLLRHISEAKGRVITTQFASNIHRLGSVKAAADATGRKLVFVGMSLRTYLDAAWKDGTAPIDPSTLVKVEDIDAYAPKDLLIVTTGSQAEPRAALNLASYGSSHSLKLSKDDVILYSAKVIPGNETRCMKMFNRIAELGSSLVMGRNELLHTSGHGHREELAEALKIVKPQHFLPIHGELLFLKEHELLGKSTGVRHTTVIKNGEMLGVSHLRNRRVLSNGFISLGKENLQLMYNDGDKAFGTSAELCIDERMKIATDGIIVISMEILRPHEVEGSTENFLKGKIRITTRCLWLDQGKLLDALYKAACAALSSCPVNSPLSHMERTVSEVLRKVVRKYSGKRPEVIAIATENPAAVLSEEVNGRLSGKSNIGFGISGLRKGFDGHLQRKKARKVQDEEDDAQLSINGTPEPLSEDGTEIDRLLVANDVSASASASASDIEASSDSESGDSEDLLKLFADFSTLPTGKLDKAGMGEEISQEEFDNTTNHSSTPSKSTKRNKWKPEEVKKLIMLRGELHERFQVARGRMALWEEISSSLLADGYTRTPGQCKSLWASLVQKYEESKSDEKNKKSWPYFQEMNAILSSLGEIVNS; translated from the exons ATGGACACGAAGATCACATTG GTTATTCCTGCCTTGGATCCAAGCACACCAATATTTGCATCCTCTTTCACCATGGAG CTCATAAAAAAGCGTTTGAAAGAATTTGGAATCTTTGTCCCATCTAGACTAAAGATGTTTAAAACGAGAAGGAAATTCAAGGCAGGGCCATTTGAAATAGAACCCATCAGGGTTACCCACTCAATACCTGATTGCTGTGGGCTAGTTATGCGCTGTAGTGATGGTACAATTTTCCACACTGGTGATTGGAAG ATTGATGAGACTCCAGTGGATGGGAAAGTTTTTGATCGTGTTGCATTGGAGGAACTCGCAAAGGAAGGAGTTACATTA ATGATGAGTGATTCAACAAACATTATGTCTCCTGGGAGGACTATTAGTGAAAGTGTGGTGGCAGATTCACTGCTGAGGCATATTTCAGAAGCCAAAGGAAGAGTGATTACTACCCAGTTTGCATCAAATATACACCGCCTTGGAAGTGTCAAAGCAGCCGCAGACGCCACTGGTCGTAAGTTG GTTTTTGTTGGAATGTCCTTAAGAACGTATTTGGATGCTGCTTGGAAGGACGGGACGGCACCTATTGATCCATCTACTTTG GTTAAGGTGGAAGATATTGATGCCTATGCTCCGAAAGATTTGCTGATTGTAACTACAGGCTCTCAA GCAGAACCACGTGCTGCTCTTAACCTTGCTTCTTATGGGAGCAGTCATTCCCTCAAATTGAGCAAAGATGACGTTATATTATATTCCGCAAAG GTCATACCTGGAAATGAAACTCGGTGTATGAAAATGTTCAATCGCATAGCTGAACTTGGATCGTCCTTAGTTATGGGAAGAAATGAGTTGTTGCACACTTCTGGTCATGGGCATCGCGAGGAATTG GCGGAAGCACTGAAGATTGTCAAGCCACAACATTTTCTCCCGATTCATGGTGAGCTGTTATTCCTGAAAGAACACGAACTCCTCGGAAAATCAACCGGTGTTCGGCATACTACT GTGATAAAGAACGGAGAAATGCTTGGAGTGTCTCATTTGAGGAATAGAAGGGTCTTATCAAATGGGTTCATTTCTCTGGGCAAAGAAAATTTACAG TTAATGTATAACGATGGTGATAAAGCGTTTGGCACATCTGCGGAACTTTGTATTGATGAACGGATGAAAATTGCTACAGATGGAATAATAGTGATCAG CATGGAAATTTTACGGCCCCACGAGGTTGAGGGTTCCACCGAGAATTTCTTGAAAGGGAAGATAAGAATAACTACACGGTGTTTATGGCTTGATCAAGGAAAGTTGTTAGATGCACTGTACAAAGCTGCATGTGCGGCATTGTCAAGCTGCCCTGTAAACAGTCCTCTTTCGCATATGGAGAGGACAGTTTCTGAGGTATTAAGAAAAGTAGTGAGGAAGTACAGTGGAAAAAGACCTGAAGTAATTGCTATTGCTACGGAAAATCCTGCAGCAGTTCTTTCTGAAGAAGTCAACGGAAGGCTATCTGGAAAATCAAATATTGGCTTTGGTATATCAGGATTGCGAAAGGGATTTGATGGGCATCTTCAGAGGAAAAAGGCTAGAAAAGTACAAGATGAGGAAGACGATGCTCAACTGTCTATAAATGGCACCCCAGAGCCCCTGTCAGAAG ACGGTACTGAAATTGATCGGCTACTTGTAGCGAATGATGTGTCTGCTTCAGCTTCAGCGTCAGCTTCAGACATTGAAGCAAGCTCTGATTCAGAATCTGGGGATTCAGAGGATCTTTTGAAACTGTTTGCAGATTTTTCAACCCTGCCAACGGGTAAGCTAGACAAAGCTGGAATGGGTGAAGAAATTAGTCAAGAGGAATTTGATAACACGACAAATCATTCCTCTACACCTTCAAAGTCAACCAAACGGAATAAATGGAAGCCTGAAGAGGTTAAAAAGTTGATAATGTTGCGTGGAGAGTTGCATGAAAGATTCCAAGTCGCAAGAGGACGTATGGCACTATGGGAAGAGATATCATCGAGTCTTTTGGCTGATGGCTACACTCGAACACCTGGACAATGCAAATCTTTGTGGGCTTCTCTAGTCCAAAAGTACGAG GAAAGCAAGAGTGACGAGAAGAACAAGAAAAGCTGGCCTTATTTTCAAGAGATGAACGCAATACTATCTAGTTTGGGGGAGATCGTTAACTCGTGA
- the LOC130798619 gene encoding conserved oligomeric Golgi complex subunit 2, with amino-acid sequence MASADLSMAPPTPTPTPITQRTHTDLFGDPIEDSTPLWFKKDLFLSPDFDSESYISDLRTFVPFDTLRSQLQSHLSSLKHQLVDLINRDYNDFVNLTTHLVDVDSSVARMRAPLSDLRDKISAFRESVKQSLVSLQNGLNQRADAANAREVLELLLDTFHVVSKVEKLIKELPSVAADWSNGDLNASERSHISNGIAVQQSENESNVRETQSMLLERIASEMNRLKFYMGHAKDLPFIQNIEKRFQSASLLLDASLGHCFLDGLEHQDENAIYNCLRAYAAIDNTRNAEEIFRTTIVAPLIEKIIPHGSSGLIGVASGDELEADYKEMKQCIERECTFLLKISSRENAGFHVFDFLANSILKEVLSAIQKGKPGVFSPGRPTEFLKNYRSSIDFLTHLEGYCTSRYAVTKFRAEPAYVDFIKQWNLGAYFSLRFQEIAGALDSALISPSLIVEQTAHHEDGKFLALTLKQSVTLLESLRACWSENVLLLPCSDKFLRLSLQLISRYSNWLSYGLNARKPGHTNANPGSEWAISAGPEDFIYVVHDVKLIVKEICGDYVGHVLDVLSSCPTEVLDPVKQSILQSGKSLESMITPLTISIIDALVEKSVEDLKQLKGISATYRMTNKPLPVRHSPYVTAILHHLKAFLEGDRATTYLDNSTTKAILRGTASEITKSYYEMASDLVNVARKTESSLLRIRQGAQRRAGASSDVSDHNVSNTDKICMQLFLDIQEYGRNLASLGVDATEFQEYKLLWECVAPADKQSTIVF; translated from the exons ATGGCGTCGGCAGATCTATCAATGGCGCCACCAACACCAACACCAACACCAATTACACAGCGAACGCACACAGACCTATTCGGCGACCCGATTGAAGATTCAACTCCATTATGGTTCAAGAAAGATCTCTTTCTCTCCCCTGATTTTGACTCCGAATCTTACATCTCGGACCTCCGAACTTTTGTTCCTTTCGACACTCTCAGATCTCAGCTTCAATCTCATCTCTCTTCTCTTAAACACCAGCTCGTTGATCTTATCAATAGGGATTACAATGATTTTGTTAATCTAACTACTCATCTCGTGGATGTTGATTCTTCCGTTGCTCGAATGCGTGCGCCATTGTCTGATCTCAGGGATAAGATTTCTGCATTTAGGGAATCTGTTAAACAATCTCTTGTTTCACTTCAAAATGGTTTGAATCAAAGAGCTGATGCCGCTAATGCTAGGGAGGTTTTGGAATTGCTTCTCGATACTTTTCATGTCGTCTCCAAG GTTGAGAAGTTAATAAAGGAGTTGCCAAGTGTTGCTGCTGATTGGTCGAATGGAGACTTGAATGCGTCAGAGAGGAGTCATATTAGCAATGGTATAGCTGTGCAACAATCAGAGAATGAATCAAATGTGAGGGAGACTCAGAGCATGCTTTTGGAGAGAATTGCCAGTGAAATGAACAGATTGAAGTTCTACATGGGTCACGCAAAG GACCTACCTTTTATTCAGAACATTGAGAAGAGATTTCAAAGTGCTAGCCTCTTGTTAGATGCGAGCTTGGGACATTGCTTTTTAGATGGTTTAGAGCACCAAGATGAGAATGCCATATACAATTGCTTACGGGCTTATGCTGCAATCGACAATACTAGAAATGCCGAAGAAATTTTCCGTACTACCATTGTTGCCCCTCTTATAGAGAAGATTATTCCACATGGTTCTTCAGGGTTGATTGGTGTGGCTTCTGGGGATGAACTGGAAGCTGATTACAAAGAAATGAAACAATGTATAGAGAGAGAATGTACATTCTTGCTGAAAATTTCTTCAAGAG AGAATGCTGGCTTTCACGTTTTTGACTTTTTGGCTAATTCAATCCTCAAAGAGGTTCTTTCAGCAATTCAGAAAGGAAAGCCTGGAGTTTTCTCACCTGGAAGGCCTAcggaatttttgaaaaattatagatcaagtatagattttttGACCCATTTGGAAG GTTATTGTACATCTAGATATGCCGTTACTAAATTCAGAGCAGAGCCTGCATATGTTGACTTCATAAAGCAATGGAATCTTGGGGCTTACTTTTCATTGAG GTTTCAAGAAATAGCAGGGGCTTTGGATTCTGCTCTTATATCTCCCAGCCTAATAGTGGAACAAACTGCACATCATGAGGATGGAAAATTTCTAGCTTTGACTTTGAAACAAAGTGTTACTCTCTTGGAGAGTTTGAGGGCCTGTTGGAGTGAAAATGTGCTTCTCCTACCTTGTTCTGACAAGTTTCTTCGTCTGTCGTTGCAGCTTATCTCAAG GTATTCTAATTGGTTGTCATATGGACTCAATGCTCGGAAACCTGGTCATACCAATGCGAACCCTGGATCTGAGTGGGCGATCTCTGCTGGACCTGAGGATTTTATTTAT GTTGTGCATGACGTAAAGCTCATTGTGAAAGAGATTTGTGGCGACTATGTGGGACATGTTCTAGATGTTCTTTCTTCCTGTCCCACAGAAGTGCTGGATCCTGTGAAACAGAGCATATTACAAAGTGGAAAATCATTGGAATCTATGATTACACCATTGACAATATCTATCATAGATGCGTTGGTTGAGAAGTCTGTTGAG GACCTAAAACAGCTGAAGGGAATTTCAGCGACATACAGGATGACTAACAAACCTCTACCTGTCCGTCATTCTCCTTATGTCACGGCAATACTTCATCATCTCAAG GCTTTCTTGGAGGGAGACAGAGCGACCACATATCTGGACAATTCAACAACAAAAGCAATCCTGCGAGGTACTGCATCAGAGATTACCAAAAGTTATTATGAGATGGCCTCTGATCTAGTTAATGTG GCAAGGAAAACTGAAAGTTCACTGTTGAGAATCCGTCAAGGCGCACAGAGGCGAGCTGGAGCAAGCTCTGATGTGTCTGACCATAATGTATCTAATACTGACAAAATTTGCATGCAGTTGTTCCTTGATATACAG GAGTACGGGCGTAATCTAGCATCACTTGGAGTTGATGCTACTGAATTTCAAGAATACAAATTGTTGTGGGAGTGTGTGGCTCCGGCAGATAAGCAAAGCACAATAGTCTTTTAG